In Aliiglaciecola sp. LCG003, a genomic segment contains:
- a CDS encoding PEP-CTERM sorting domain-containing protein, translated as MKKIFSYLLFVIYTSASHAAPIFSFDEPGNSFTNGSWDFALNFEVLNQVTVTGLGYYADPNTNAVDDNAVALYDSNQNLLASVVVTNTFDVFNFFRYVTITELVLDPGIYQVVGVSNGDNYTWDNVNHVFDSNIAYISNSWASDSDGIANYVGGTQTDSEFGFSGPNVFIGDSREFTDPNAVPEPSVLAILGLGFAGLAIRRRKQK; from the coding sequence ATGAAAAAGATTTTCTCATATTTACTATTTGTGATTTACACAAGTGCGTCACACGCGGCTCCAATTTTTAGCTTTGATGAGCCAGGTAACTCTTTTACAAATGGAAGTTGGGACTTCGCCCTTAACTTTGAAGTTTTGAACCAAGTAACGGTAACGGGGCTAGGCTACTATGCAGATCCCAATACTAATGCTGTCGATGATAATGCTGTTGCGCTTTATGATTCGAACCAGAATTTGCTTGCAAGCGTTGTTGTTACTAATACTTTCGATGTTTTTAACTTTTTCAGATATGTAACAATAACTGAACTCGTGCTTGATCCAGGTATCTATCAAGTTGTGGGAGTAAGTAACGGCGATAATTATACTTGGGACAACGTGAACCACGTTTTCGATTCAAATATTGCATATATTTCTAACTCTTGGGCTTCAGACAGCGACGGTATTGCTAACTATGTTGGAGGGACTCAAACAGATTCAGAATTTGGATTTTCTGGCCCAAACGTCTTCATAGGCGATTCCAGAGAATTTACTGATCCTAATGCGGTGCCTGAACCTTCTGTCCTCGCCATTCTAGGTTTAGGTTTTGCTGGTCTAGCTATTCGACGCAGAAAACAAAAATAA